One genomic segment of Danio rerio strain Tuebingen ecotype United States chromosome 11, GRCz12tu, whole genome shotgun sequence includes these proteins:
- the usp48 gene encoding ubiquitin carboxyl-terminal hydrolase 48 (The RefSeq protein has 1 substitution compared to this genomic sequence), with protein MAPRLQLEKAAWRWAEAVRPEDITHEHIELAYRIAVSACKRGACRRNCKGNPNCLVGIGEQSWLGEIDENTFHNIDDPNSERRDKNTFVGLTNLGATCYVNTFLQVWFHNLELRRALYRFQNSRAEGHNTDSDYEPRTICEHLQYLFALLQNSNRRYIDPSGLVKALGLDTGQQQDAQEFSKLFLSLLEDTLSKQKDPNLQNVIQQQFCGQFSYVTVCNKCGRESPLPSRFYELELNIQGHKNLTECVTEFLKEEKLDGDNRYYCESCQSKQNATRRIKLQSLPRTLNFQLMRFVFDRQSGHKKKLNTFISFPEVLDMEPFLEGREEKCTYELSAVLIHRGVSAYSGHYIAHVRDAHTNDWYKFNDEEIEKMEGKKLQLGIEEDIAETAKSQTRKPKCSKGYHCSRNAYMLVYKQQTEEINQTESPVDVPAFLQKLVEQDNRKFEEWCSEMSDMRKQSVDKGKAKHEEVKELYELLPAEDGQSYEFVPLEWLKKWLDDSTAIKEIDNSQFLCTHGKLHPDKIGEAKRISLKAADLLFSRYGGGPRLDRSSLCRDCVTQRCRVIRLKNQLNEDYREVTNLAKSALKSEESGFWIGKASLRSWRQLALDQLEEDEEETKHNNSKINGEKSSPGTKADGVKGDSEDGDGEEMKNFNEDILCYHGGLSILENDRRLVSAEVWNKLRMYFPKAPEFTQDHDPCQQCMRLEREGKENEALNRMMANEQKSSLLNLFQEKNRPTLQKWPQDTDILYIVPLYFVEEWKKFIRRPAKGNPVSNVGNSILLCPHGGFMFTYDSMLQGDAQHIALLWPAEWEVISKMFLVDQVISICRIHDKTQDNGNVQYQTHPDLCRECREGFIFQQQRDMREYTQATVYVRKVIDKKRMIKESAPEFSVSGSDVEDEKEEPKLDGEKDPDFSQTEGGAKRQKLNDTVSLPTAVVTTTSKSGIRRSTRHRKLRGEKALIVSANQTLKDLKIQIMHAFSVAPFDQNLSIDGRCLKDDSATLGSLGVIPESIICLKADEPIADYAAMDDVYQVCMPEEGFKGTGLLGH; from the exons AACACATTTGTGGGCCTAACGAACCTCGGTGCCACGTGTTACGTCAACACTTTCCTCCAGGTGTGGTTCCACAATCTGGAGCTGCGCAGAGCCTTATATAGGTTTCAGAATTCCAGAGCTGAAGGGCACAACACAGATTCAG ATTATGAACCACGGACGATTTGCGAGCATCTCCAGTATCTGTTTGCACTGCTACAGAACAGCAACAGGCGATACATCGATCCTTCCGGGCTAGTGAAGGCTCTTGGGCTCGACACAGGCCAACAGCAG GATGCTCAGGAATTCTCCAAACTCTTCCTCTCACTTCTCGAAGACACACTTTCAAAGCAGAAGGACCCAAATCTCCAAAATGTCATTcaacagcagttctgtgggcagtTCTCTTATGTTACAGT ATGCAACAAATGTGGACGTGAATCTCCATTACCATCACGATTTTATGAACTAGAGCTGAATATTCAAGGACATAAAAACCTCACAGAGTGTGTTACAGAGTTTCTGAAG GAGGAGAAGCTGGACGGTGATAATCGTTACTATTGCGAGAGCTGTCAGAGTAAACAGAACGCCACACGCCGGATCAAGCTGCAGAGTCTTCCTCGTACACTCAACTTTCAGCTCATGCGTTTTGTTTTTGATAG GCAAAGTGGGCATAAGAAGAAGCTCAACACCTTCATTAGTTTTCCAGAAGTTCTTGACATGGAGCCGTTTTTGGAAGGAAGAG AGGAGAAGTGCACGTATGAGCTGAGTGCGGTGTTGATTCATCGGGGTGTGAGTGCTTACTCCGGTCACTACATTGCCCATGTGAGAGACGCACACACCAACGACTGGTACAAATTTAACGATGAGGAGATTGAGAAAATGGAGGGCAAGAAACTTCAGCTGGGCATTGAGGAAGATATCG CTGAGACGGCCAAATCTCAAACCAGAAAGCCAAAATGTAGCAAAGGCTATCACTGTTCGAGGAACGCATACATGTTAGTGTATAAACAGCAGACAGAAGAGATTAACCAGACGGAGTCTTCTGTTGACGTACCAG cttttctcCAGAAGCTGGTCGAGCAGGACAACAGGAAGTTTGAGGAGTGGTGTAGTGAGATGTCAGACATGCGAAAGCAGAGTGTTGACAAAGGCAAAGCCAAACATGAGGAGGTGAAGGAGCTCTACGAATTGTTACCTGCAGAAGACG GGCAGTCCTATGAGTTTGTGCCTCTTGAGTGGTTGAAGAAATGGCTTGACGACTCCACTGCCATAAAGGAAATCGACAACAGCCAGTTCCTGTGCACCCATGGCAAACTGCATCCTGACAAGATTGGGGAAGCCAAAAGAATATCCTTAAAGGCTGCTGATCTCCTTTTCAGTCGCTACGGAGGAGGACCAAGACTAGACc GTTCATCTCTCTGTAGAGACTGTGTCACTCAGCGATGTCGGGTGATCAGACTGAAAAACCAGCTAAATGAAGATTACAGAGAGGTCACCAATCTTGCCAAATCCGCTTTGAAAAG TGAAGAATCAGGATTCTGGATTGGGAAGGCTTCTTTAAGGAGCTGGAGACAATTAGCATTAGACCAGCTAGAGGAAGATGAGGAGGAAACCAAACACAACAACAGCAAAATTAATGGAGAGAAAAGCAGCCCAGGAACTAAAG CTGATGGGGTTAAAGGAGATAGTGAAGATGGAGACGGTGAAGAGATGAAGAACTTCAATGAAGATATCCTCTGTTAtcatg GGGGTTTGAGTATCTTAGAGAATGATCGACGGCTGGTTTCTGCCGAGGTTTGGAATAAACTAAGGATGTATTTCCCCAAAGCACCAGAGTTCACACAAGATCATGATCCCTGTCAGCAGTGCATG AGGCTGGAAAGAGAAGGGAAAGAGAACGAGGCTTTGAACAGAATGATGGCGAATGAACAGAAGAGCTCTCTGCTCAACCTCTTCCAGGAGAAGAATCGGCCCACGCTACAGAAATGGCCACAG GACACAGACATTCTGTACATTGTGCCACTTTACTTTGTTGAGGAATGGAAGAAATTTATCAG GAGGCCAGCAAAGGGTAACCCAGTGTCAAATGTGGGGAACAGTATCCTGCTCTGTCCTCACGGAGGCTTCATGTTCACATATGACTCCATGCTGCAAGGAGACGCCCAACA TATAGCTCTTCTCTGGCCCGCTGAATGGGAGGTGATCAGCAAAATGTTTCTGGTGGACCAGGTCATCTCCATCTGTCGGATTCATGACAAAACACAAGACAACGGCAATGTGCAATACCAGACTCATCCAG ATCTGTGTCGGGAATGCAGAGAGGGCTTCATATTCCAACAGCAGAGGGACATGAGGGAGTACACACAGGCCACCGTGTATGTGCGCAAAGTCATCGACAAGAAAAGA ATGATTAAGGAATCTGCCCCTGAGTTTAGTGTTAGTGGATCAGATGTTGAAGATGAAAAAGAGGAGCCAAAATTAGATGGAGAGAAAGATCCAGACTTCAGTCAG ACTGAGGGTGGAGCCAAAAGGCAGAAGCTGAACGATACTGTCTCTCTTCCTACGGCTGTCGTAACCACCACATCTAAGTCAGGCATCAGGAGGAGCACAAGGCACCGGAAACTGCGTGGCGAAAAAGCCCTCATCGTTTCTGCCAATCAGACGCTCAAAGATCTCAAGATCCAG ATCATGCACGCGTTCTCAGTGGCTCCATTCGATCAAAACCTTTCCATAGACGGACGCTGTTTAAAAGACGACTCTGCCACATTGGGAAGTCTTGGAGTCATACCTGAGAGCATCATTTGCCTTAAG GCTGATGAACCCATTGCTGATTATGCTGCAATGGATGATGTTTATCAAG tctgtATGCCTGAAGAAGGATTTAAAG GCACTGGGCTTTTAGGACACTGA